GCCTCAAGTGCTGCTTCGATCCCCTCGGGGACCTTGACATCGAGGGCGATCCCAGCTTCGGTCTCATTAACTACAAGTACTGTCACAGCGGTGAGATCGATATCGCTTAGCGATATCGCCGGGGCGGGATTCCACACCACTCGTGCGTTCACCTTTGCGGCAATCTTGATACTACGGATATTTACCTCGAGCGGAAGCTCCCCTTGTAGTACCACAACATCAGAGGAGTCAAGATCAGTAATGGCGTCAAGTGCGCCGGACGCCACCTGCCCGTTTGCCCCGGGGTCAAGTACGATCGTATTCTCGCCGTTTGCAGCCACTGTGATGAAAGCACTCCCGCTTGCGGTATCGATAGTGGCGAGATGCTCCATATTTACATCGTGCATGGCGAGCTCATCGCGAAGCGAATCGCCGGTGCTATCGGCTCCGACGGCACCTACGAACACGGTCTCAACCCCCGCATGGGCAGCCGCTGCCGCTTGATTCGCACCCTTCCCGCCAAGTCTGTACGAGAGCCCATTGCCGGTGAGAGTTTCCCCGGGCAGAGGATGGCGCTCGACCTTGACAGTGACATCTTGGTTGACTGAACCTACGACGATAACGCGATTCATGGGATCTCCTTGGATAGCTAAATGGGAGACGGCTGGCTGCGGCTCGAAATTGCAGCCAGCCGTCAACATATGAGGCGGATAACTCCGTTAGCGAATAGCATCCCCTAAGTACCGCTGTGGGTTCGTTGTGATCAGTCCATCAACAACTGACCCATCGATCCCATGGGCAATCAGCAACTCCCGAAATACAGATGGAACCACAGTAAAGCCGTTACCGCCTTTGGATGCCCACATCTGCTTCAGAAACAGG
The window above is part of the Dermabacter vaginalis genome. Proteins encoded here:
- a CDS encoding ribokinase, yielding MNRVIVVGSVNQDVTVKVERHPLPGETLTGNGLSYRLGGKGANQAAAAAHAGVETVFVGAVGADSTGDSLRDELAMHDVNMEHLATIDTASGSAFITVAANGENTIVLDPGANGQVASGALDAITDLDSSDVVVLQGELPLEVNIRSIKIAAKVNARVVWNPAPAISLSDIDLTAVTVLVVNETEAGIALDVKVPEGIEAALEAAEHLRALGPTAVLITLGEKGGVWADGTSNGHFPATKPSRVVDTTGAGDATVGVLSAALAKGYSFPDAVAEGLKAGSAAVENEGAAASYSVITPLA